The Populus trichocarpa isolate Nisqually-1 chromosome 18, P.trichocarpa_v4.1, whole genome shotgun sequence genomic interval CGATCCTAGAGTATCTAGGAAGGTGGATATCGGCCAAGGGTTATTTAAGCTAGagaattaagatattttattttgtttttctttctattatatgCAACATCAACAAGCTACTATCCAGACTTGTTGTTTCCattattatttctatgtttgagcttaattaatactttggaTTTTAGCTAAGATTCAAGGCTTGTCTGGATTAGGGTTTGAGCTTACCAGTAAAGGTTTTGGATCAGTTTTTGTAAGTGGGTCAATTCAGTCCACAAgagtagatccattagggttaatttctcagaactatttaaacacgtGTTAAGTCTAAATTTCAGCacctttgatgaataatacttttgaactttttagttttagtgtgagagagattcttgcattcttcggTTTTTGAACGAattgaatttgacttatcaaagattaactggcatCATGCGACTTtattccaatagtgctggtgtcttgggacatgtttttattttgtcacactcctatcagatctTTTTCGGTTTTGCGGGAtaagatctcaatcttgattgtgggttgcgtgactaCGTGATCACGAGTTTCGCTTCACATGTCAAGAGTCAATAACTGACTCTATAATCGAAGAAGCAAACCTGAATTTGCTATCTAAAGCGAGCCTTCAGCCAGCCAAGCAACTGAAAGTTTATCCAACCAGGTCACATCCATCTTTGACTAAGGCATTGACCAATTGCTTCATAGCTAGAACCAATCCTAGAAAGGTTGCATTTGCATTTCATTGAAAGAAGTATAAATAGGTCACCTGGCTTCTTTTTTGTAGATTGCTCCATTTATGCAGTAAGATGAGTTCtgtattatttttgtataatagGCAGAAAGAGTAGAGAAAAGCGTAGTGAGCCTATGAGCATTTTGTTTGTGGTTTAGCACAATGCTCTAATATAATAGAAGCGTTTGGTTTCATGTCCGGTTTCATGTCTTAACTCTTTGCACTTCTCGACTACAAATACATTTAAATTTCTCCTTTCTAACTTCTAGTGGGGACTATAATTTGCCATTTATAGTTTTTTGGTGCTTCATTTATGTTCTCTCATTGTGTAATTTTTCTAGTTGGGATTCAGTTCATCAGATATTTTATGGACATCTGCATGGTTGGAGGGAGTGCATCAGAGACAATGTGATGATTACTCAGTATGGTTTGATATGTGCaactaaatatgatttttttaaataggtagTCCTCAACGGATGGCTTCGGGTATACAGACATCAAAGAAGAGCACATGAAATggtaaaattttctttgtttatctTGCTTGTTTGTAAGGTATTTTTGTTTCTGATTTTGATTCCTCAACCATCCCCCTAGCCCTCATTGTTCTGCTTTCTGTTGAAAACTGTTTTCAATGCAGATGGACTATGAAGTTGTTGAAGAAATTATATATGGTTTGGAATCTGGCATTTTGTTTGGGTATGATTCCTGGTACACCATCTTTGTTCATAAATTTGTTGCTTTTCAGTGTTGCCTCTATTTTTATAACAGTGATTTATGTTCAGCAAATTCAAAATTATCAGAACTTTGATGTGCCAGTTTGCATAAATAATGTTGTCAGACTTAGATTACATCATTGAATGTGCAGAAGTTCATATTATTAGATGGATGCATGTGTTATGCCTGAAGGCTTCACCTACCAGTGTTATCATTTTAGTGTGTCATTGTCATTTAATCAGAATAGTAACAGTTGCTGCAAAATCAATATATCATTTATATGCATGAATTGACagtttatttctttcaagaaactGTTCCTTGATGAATatacttaaaatattatttcttaaagtGCCATTAAATTTATACCAAAATTAAGTATTGGTCCTGACATAAAAAAAGTTGTGAACTGCTGCTGTTATTCAGCTAGGCTTCAGGTCCTAAATGCTGAGTTGCACATCATATGCAGGATGGCTTCTGTAATATCAAAGATGGGATTTGTCTTCCTGGAGCAGGGTTTCTCCAGGATGCTAGTCCCTATATGCGTCTCCATCAGTATATGCTGTAGTGCAACGGGATTTTATTACCAGGTATTTTCAAATCAGCATCTAGATGTTCTCTCTAGGGCTCCATCTGATCTCTTTTGACCTTTTCTCCGcataaaacttgtttttcatattttagatGTCCATATTTGTATGGGATTTCTGCTTGCCTCTCACTCATCTTAGAACAGGAAAAACAAGATTTCATTTCTCGCATGCATGCACATGTCTTGTTGATTTTCCAATTGGTTTTGCTTTGAGTGGAGCCAGATCCACTTCGCTCTTCCTATTGAAGCTATCTGATTGTGTAGAAAAAGTTGACAGGTCAAACTGATATACGATTTCCTTCTGAACAGACTCAGGGTCTAAAGCATGGAAGGGCAATTGTGGTGTCTACATGTGCTGCCGTGGCATCAATAGTGACTGGTGTACTTGCTGGAATGCTTGCATTAGGAGAACAGTTGCCTTCAGCACCCACTGCTCGTTTTTCACTTCTACTTGGATGGTAagcaaagtttttatttaaaccatTGCCCTTCTAAATTCAAGTATCTTGATATGAGCTTGATGCGCCAAGTCATGGTTTCTTGAAAGCAATATAATTTGATGCTATAACACAGTGAAGGTGACCTACTCGAGAGATTGCATGTGGAAACCATTTATTTTAGACAATTTTGCAGGCATCTGATTTAGAAACTTTGATTTACATGTTATTGAAATTTCTCCTTTAAGCGTAAAATGATGGTTAAAAACTCAAAGGTAGTATTCAATTCCGTGTTAGTGTCTTAGCTGAACTGTGTACAATATTAAAGTGTACAATATTAAAGTATCCTTCAAAGGCTCGTTTTGTAGAATTTGTACGTTTAGAAAACCTACACATACAGCAAACGTGCTTATAGGGATCCCAGCTAGGAAATCTGAGATATTGTCTTATTGCTATAAATATACTCTTTCATTGAGGTTTTCTGTATTGCAGGCTGTTTATCGTAGTAGGTGTGATTTTACTTGTTAGTTCAACTTGGCTGCTGCGGCATCTTCCATTGCGTCGCTTCATACGAATTAATGTTGATCGAAATTTCAGTCTAAGTCGATCAGGATCTCTCCGACTTAAGGATTCAAACCCAACTGCTGTTATCCATGCAGCAACATTGCATCATTTGATATCATCTCCGTCCAAGGAGAAGGCTTGAACAAAAACAATGCTTGCAAGTTTTTTGCCAATGCCTTGACAGTTTTTGGTCAACATACTTGTGCAGTCCTTAAGTGCTATTCATGCCTGCTCTTGTTGTGGGTGGGGGTGTACATATGATCtgattattgctttttttttttttttttatcctgaaggcatgagattttttaattcattttgcataaataaaaattttctaccaatcaaaatttatcatgtgttatttttattttatttttacatcagaagatgaaataaataaaatgaaaaataaataggtttttttattttttttttccaatgaaaaGTTACATGAGATGAGATAtaaatatctcaaataaaatcaaccaataaaataatattatatatcataTGGCATTGAGGAATGACTAAGTCTTTACAATTTCTATAAGGAGAAGGTCTTTTAGATAAGAGGGGAAGAATTTttggaaatacaaaaaaattttaaagacaagtttttcatgaaagaaagctATATCTTAAAAGCTCTAAAGTttttttcatctataattttgaaGTCTATAATCAAGTCTAAAtgtttaataaaagttttaaatcaaagatattatttaaagtatcagattattaaattttatttttattttataatatctcattttgttttgtaatacacattcaaatttatcttttaaaaaagtataaattttggtttgatttcataaatatatcaaataactaTATATCAAATCCAATAGAAGAAATAACTATATATCAAATCCAATAGAAGAATTATAAGGGTTGTTTTATTTTGGtgtaagaatattttaagtaaaaaagtataaattttggtttgatttcataaatatatcaaataactaTATATCAAATCCAATAGAAGAATTATAAGGGTTGTTTTATTTTGGtgtaagaatattttaagtTGAGATTGTACCTAacattaggggtgagcaaaaaaattgagaaaaccagaaaaaaaaataactgaaaaaaccgaaccgtgaaaaaaaatcgattaaaccgattaaaattttgaaaaaatcaattggttcggtttcggttttataagactagaactgaaaaaaccgaaccgaacccaaactgaaaaaaatagaaaaaaaccgagccaaaccgaaaaaaccatgccaaaaccgagccaaaccggaaaaatcagaaaaaaccgagccaaattgagccaaaccggtttgaatcggtttttgttataaaaaaaccgaaccgaaccaaaaccggtcggtttgaaccagtttcggttttaaaaaaaaaaacattttggtttggttactttttttttttataaaaaacgaaccgaaccgaaaatgatcactccTACCTGACATATGttctaataaaatcaaatatttatacaatatatttgtttaattctaGGTGTTAAAAATTGTGTCCATAAATTTATGGCAAAGATATCTCtacctcatctttttttttttatcaagaaagaaTTTTCAACAACCTTTCAATGGCAACTAGGAAGAACATGATTATTGTTGTCGCTTTCAAAAGCAACAAGATTGGTGATTCAAGTTGCTGACATACTGTTGAAGATTCTTCAACCTCgccattaaaaacataattcatcGCTGAGCTGTATGCGCAAACTAAGCCGATTCTCAAGCTGATGTCAACATTGAATGCAATGGGGGCATGATGATGTGGATCAGTCCATGAACACCAAAGACTCGTTACACGTTTAAAATGGGCTCATCATAGGGTCCAACGCAAAGACAttgaaagaagcattgaatgtaGTAATTGTACAAGTTTCGGCCAAGGCTGAAGTTGAGGATTCTTTGGAGCATCAAGAGGAGGCCTTAGTATATTTAATTCATATGCAAGAGGGACCCAATCCACCCTTATTTGGACCATGAAGTTTCGACAATAAGGCTGCCAATTTTGTATTAGTTTCAACTagcctttatttttgttatgtttgcATGTGTTTTGTGGATTCCTAACTAGTTTTGGATTTTCTATTATGTGTCGGAACATTTattatttcctttaaatattaggatttattatttttattttatttttctagtcaGGTGAGGATAAAACACaacgaaaaaaacaaaagaatctaaGCTGACTTTGGAAACACATGTGGCGGAAAAGAGAAGCATTAAAGGCAACATCCTTTTCCttccaaaaaaatgataaataccAGGTTGTGATTAGAATCCTATTCTAACTTGGAAACCAAAGGGGCGACAACTTCTCCTTTAACTACGATGATTGGGCTATATAGGTTATAAATAAGTCTTGTATCAGAcctataatgttttcttttcttcttctcttcttatgACAAAACAAGACTTATGCTTAtgggctttatttttattttgttagctatagTCCAAGGCTTATTTAACACTGGCACAACACACAGGCTCATACTCTCATGAATGTACCTCTTCTCAATTAGCTCATTAAGTTGCCTTAgaagctccttcgtctcctcAGAATTGCTTATATAGGCTGGTCAATTAGGAATCGCAGCCCTGCATACAGGATCAATTTGTTGTTCTATTTCTCTCAAAGATGGTAATCCGCTAAGGATATCTTTAGAAAACATATCTTCAATCTCTTGCAACAAAGAAACAATAACACTAGGCATAACATGATCAAGATCTGGATTTCAAGTTTAAGGATTTCAGGCCTATTTCTTGTTGTAATACCGTGTACAAATGCATTGCCAAGAATATAGAGTTAATAGAGTGCTTTCTGACTTGGTTGGCCCATTTCAGTTTGCTTTTATAGAGGGGCGCAATATCAATGACAACATCTCACTTTCACAAGAGATTCTTCACAATTATCATTGAAATAGGGGTCCTCCTAGGTGTTCCTTGAAGGTGTATTTGATGAAAGCTTATGATTCAGTTGGGTGACTTCATTTTAGTAGTTCTTCATATAGTTGGCTTTCCTCCCTGTATGGTTAATTAGATTAGCAAATGTATGTCCACTACTAGATTTTCGGTTTCTATCAATAAAGAGCTTCATGGCTTTTTTGCTGGTAGAGAGGGTTAAGGCAGGGAGATCCTTTGtcaccttattttttttgttcttattatgGAAGTCTTCTTAAGGATGATGGGTCGGTTGGGTAGAGATCAGAATTTCAGATACCATTGGCGGTATGAGAGGGAGCAACTTACTCACTTATGTTTTTCTGATGATTTGATGGATTTTTGCTAGGCTGAAGTGGGTACAGTTTCCTTAATCAAAAAGTGCATTGACCAATTTCGGCTTCTTTCTGGTTTGTCACCAAACCATGATAAAAGTAGCATGTTTTTGTGTGGTGTTAAGCATGTTTTTAAAACTCCGTTTCTTGAGGTATATAAAGAAACGAATTTGCCAGTTAGGTACCTAGGTGTTCCTTTTATCACTACAAAGCTCACATCTTCTGATTGCTTGATCCATGTGGACTACAAGGATGTAGGTAGACTTCAGCTTATTAAGTCCATCATCTTCTGATCCATGTTTTTATGGCCAAGGCTAGGACTTGGATGAATTGCACCATCTCGTATGCAGGTAGACTTTAGCTTATTAAgcccatcttttcttttcaagtgtACTGGTCTTCTCTTTTCATTCTTCCGAAGGCTACTGTAATGAAGTTCATATCCTTGCTACGTAGCTTTTTGTGGAGGGGTAGTAATCCTGCTTCAGGTGGTCCTAAAGTTAATTGGGAGaagatttgttttctagagGAGGAAAGAGGTTTAGGAGTTATTAATATAGAGGTTTGGAATAAGGCTGCCATGGTTAAACACCTATGGAATTTATGTTCTACACTAGGTCATTCTATTTGGTCATCTTGGATTCACACTTGAAGCGAACCTCGTGATTACGTGGTCACGcaattttcatatcaataaacttttttaccgctcttgttgtgtgttggtgggataatctcccttccttggttctctaaaggactgaaaatgacttatcgaagaacaactgtctttgTGGCATCATCcgtatacttctcgttcgcgaatcaatattagTTGAGTTGAtgcgtttccaatagtgttagtgcgtaggtacaagttatctttgtggtacactcctatcaaacctgatttacttggcttttcagaaattggtgtctttgtgtgaccatgtgatcacgaggttcgcatcatttgatATCAGAACTTGGCTCCactaatcaggttatatccttctgaatttttcatttcttgttgtttccgcaaaaattccttagtgtccaatttcttcttctccttgattttgcagtatatcaaaaaaaatatttagttatttcatttggttcctgtccaaaatatatcagtagcttcaaaaaaaaaagaaaaaagaaaaaaaatagtcgtCCAAAAAGACAACTATTGGTTTCTcccgcagaaaactaaacaagggaaaattggatcaaatcaacacAACATTAGCTCAAATTTGAGAATCTGATTACTGGGGGGTCCTAATCACACTATATATTgattttggggtcaattggatatcgtttgctttggttttcaatttcgagTCTGAGTAGGtctgattcataatgtttttgcgtTAGTATATTTTCCTTATCATAAAtttctcaaactttatattctgtctatttgggttgacatcgcactatatctgaaatgttagctcaattggacatcatttactttaggttccagattcgaaCTTAACTCGTCGTtaacgagtctgttttgcgtcaacttttgaaattctctttctttctgttgttctcatttcttgcagtttattttcatcatatccaatATATTTAGGTGTTGTTTCATCGTTTTGcatattttgtttctgtttttattcgagtcttcagttttgttcatatttcggatagattcgctcgctactcgcgagactatcatcgcagttttgttttgcttgttttctagtttttattgcttcttgagtcatatatatgtATTTGGATTGCACtgccaagttggttctatttggtatTGGTTTCAGTTGTGTaagaaccgcaagaaggtgagatGAGAGGTGTGAGTGTCtaaggatattaagagtgtttgagcaaaacacgagcgatgtgaggattttttttaccaccAACCAATTTTTACAGGttatgtcagatcaaaacaacacaccaccccctcccgatgtagaacttaaattccaaatgcaagccatgacgaagatgatggaaagaatgaattccgtgatggggaacgtgtgtgacagatttgagaaggtgggaaaatAGGGTAATGTGGctggaacatgtacccaagacttgagaaaggttggggctgaatcgaaatcaaacaatgatagtggggccgaaaggccaaggtgggctgattatgaggattttgaggtggacgttgatgatattgttgaTGGTGGTTTGGATGAGAGCATAGGCCATCAggaaggttttcggcagcctagaaaccgaaaggatttcatgtatttttatgaggtgttatggcaaaagaaaaggagaggtggtatcaaatggagagaaataaagagatcagtgttctaaaaaaagaatccaagagtctatcccgtattataggggagatgaagcaaaCAGTCAATGCCCAACAAGCATCAGAACGAGAGGAGAAAATACActgcaatgatgatatacgaaATTGAACGGCTactactttcatccaaagtaactccaaaggcttcaaaaagaggctaaggaattgtccattcaacttgttggtgcttcgaggatgaatcatcttgaagagagagggaatgatatgatccaggaaaggtcaaatgtGGATTtggatgtaaaatgtgcaactatccaatTTTatggcaacagtcataattctcaattcgactgttggattgcgctgaaattttacgtggagtcttctgacatgttgtcctaccttgggttaaactttcaggtcaatcagagtACGGGAAGGAATCTCAAtatgggtcaacagaggctgtgcgaattttgttatttacttccttttgacttgtggacttcctatttgacaaggatccttttcctacaaagatatgacagcttgttttggaaatctcctagctctacaaagatctttaatgtgCTGTAATATaattccaagtgtggcaaggattcatatatgtttcaaaatccttttcttataaggattccttattcatcatagctacaacaaagaaagaaagtcagcaatttatt includes:
- the LOC18107718 gene encoding probable magnesium transporter NIPA9 isoform X1 codes for the protein MWESICLTLAATAGNNIGKVLQKKGTLILPPLSFKLKVIRAYAANKAWIIGFLIDICGALLMLRALSQAPVSVIQPVSGCGLAILSVFSHFYLKEVMNVIDWIGITLAGIGTIGVGAGGEEQEASSVSIFQLPWLAFLVALLFVVLNGWLRVYRHQRRAHEMMDYEVVEEIIYGLESGILFGYDSWMASVISKMGFVFLEQGFSRMLVPICVSISICCSATGFYYQTQGLKHGRAIVVSTCAAVASIVTGVLAGMLALGEQLPSAPTARFSLLLGWLFIVVGVILLVSSTWLLRHLPLRRFIRINVDRNFSLSRSGSLRLKDSNPTAVIHAATLHHLISSPSKEKA
- the LOC18107718 gene encoding probable magnesium transporter NIPA9 isoform X2, producing the protein MWESICLTLAATAGNNIGKVLQKKGTLILPPLSFKLKVIRAYAANKAWIIGFLIDICGALLMLRALSQAPVSVIQPVSGCGLAILSVFSHFYLKEVMNVIDWIGITLAGIGTIGVGAGGEEQEASSVSIFQLPWLAFLVALLFVVLNGWLRVYRHQRRAHEMMDYEVVEEIIYGLESGILFGMASVISKMGFVFLEQGFSRMLVPICVSISICCSATGFYYQTQGLKHGRAIVVSTCAAVASIVTGVLAGMLALGEQLPSAPTARFSLLLGWLFIVVGVILLVSSTWLLRHLPLRRFIRINVDRNFSLSRSGSLRLKDSNPTAVIHAATLHHLISSPSKEKA